From Rickettsia endosymbiont of Ceutorhynchus obstrictus, a single genomic window includes:
- a CDS encoding tetrahydrofolate dehydrogenase/cyclohydrolase catalytic domain-containing protein: MNNIIDGKYLANKILAELKLEIEAIKNNLGISPKLAIIMVGDNAASNIYVQNKVRSSTKIGVDTLQLKLPETIPTSELIEQINQLNDDPKISGIIVQLPLPTNIDKESILSAVAPHKDVDGFHPLNVGYLHSGLNKGFVPCTALGCLEVIKKYEKHLPGKNAVIIGRSNIVGKPLAALLLKENCSLTICHSKTQNLSSITSKADIVISAIGSPLQLTAKYFNSSALVIDVGITRLSNNKIVGDVDFEHVVNKVKYITPVPGGIGPMTIAFLLKNTVKAMKQQLNLE; the protein is encoded by the coding sequence GTGAATAACATAATTGACGGGAAGTATTTAGCCAACAAAATATTAGCCGAATTAAAATTAGAAATTGAGGCAATTAAAAACAATCTAGGTATTTCTCCAAAGCTCGCTATTATAATGGTAGGCGATAACGCCGCAAGTAATATATACGTACAAAACAAAGTAAGAAGCTCGACTAAAATAGGGGTGGATACCCTACAATTAAAATTGCCGGAAACAATACCGACAAGTGAGCTAATAGAACAAATTAATCAATTAAACGATGACCCTAAAATTTCGGGGATTATCGTGCAATTACCGCTGCCGACTAATATAGACAAAGAAAGTATTTTATCGGCGGTTGCGCCTCATAAAGATGTGGACGGCTTCCATCCTTTAAATGTCGGTTATTTACATAGCGGATTAAATAAGGGATTCGTTCCTTGCACCGCTCTTGGTTGCCTTGAAGTAATTAAAAAATATGAGAAACATTTACCGGGCAAAAATGCGGTGATTATAGGACGCTCAAATATCGTCGGTAAGCCACTCGCCGCTTTACTGTTAAAAGAAAATTGCAGCCTCACTATTTGCCACTCTAAAACACAAAATTTAAGTTCTATAACTTCTAAAGCCGACATAGTAATATCTGCTATAGGCTCACCTTTGCAATTAACGGCGAAATATTTTAATTCAAGTGCATTGGTAATTGATGTAGGAATTACTAGATTATCTAATAATAAGATTGTCGGCGATGTTGATTTTGAACATGTCGTAAATAAAGTAAAATATATCACTCCCGTCCCCGGTGGAATCGGTCCTATGACTATTGCTTTTTTACTAAAGAATACCGTAAAAGCAATGAAGCAGCAGCTTAATTTAGAGTAA
- a CDS encoding class I SAM-dependent DNA methyltransferase, with protein MHSNIPKNSEVDAYSYIKNELEKLGWIVKNPARVPNGEVYKQNESLSNLEIKNVLIRDMPEAIIKLNECDLWVIESKRDKKDIDKALDEAKNQYAQKINKSTKIRCIIATGIAGNDTDGYTVINQYLHNNKWDTVLFNGKDKNTLLSKEQVNYLLINKTPNWLEFPDFPEEKYLSSAENINKILHNAGVNKNKRARFIAGLILSLSLNEEINLRTDNTTTLVKNINNLIEQKLNEVNKQHFFDFIKLEVPPSKENHIKYRRAIIEALKELQTLDIKNAMASGNDILGKFYEKFLKYGNGAKEIGIVLTPRHIAQFATEVLDIKYSDYIFDPACGTGGFLVAAFDYVKSNSNVSQIDTFKNYNIFGIEQDDEVVALALVNMIFRGDGRNNISEGNCFQKNILKINTGLYTSGKYEKRNGNQNDNPLITKVLMNPPFALKKGDEKESHFIDYALSQMQDGGMLFVIIPISVMIEASLKNWRKELLKNNTLLSVVTFPQDLFNPSASVGTIGVFVKKGIPHNFDSQKVFFVRITYDGYKMKKGKRIKNSKVPDMTLELKDELKAFMINQNLNFKDIPEVKKICLLDKNDKNIELVPENYIDGKIPTLEEIQNGIEDLIKSCACYIIKNK; from the coding sequence ATGCATTCAAACATCCCTAAAAATAGCGAAGTGGACGCTTATTCTTATATAAAAAATGAATTAGAAAAGCTAGGTTGGATTGTTAAAAATCCTGCTAGAGTTCCGAATGGAGAAGTATATAAACAAAATGAATCACTCTCTAATTTAGAGATTAAAAATGTTTTAATAAGAGACATGCCTGAAGCTATTATCAAGCTTAATGAGTGTGATTTATGGGTTATCGAAAGTAAAAGAGATAAAAAAGATATTGATAAGGCGTTAGATGAGGCTAAAAATCAATATGCTCAAAAAATCAATAAAAGTACTAAAATCAGATGTATTATTGCAACCGGTATTGCGGGTAATGATACTGACGGATATACGGTAATAAATCAATATCTACATAATAATAAATGGGATACGGTTTTATTTAATGGAAAAGATAAAAACACTTTATTATCAAAGGAGCAAGTTAATTATCTATTAATAAATAAAACCCCTAATTGGCTAGAATTTCCAGATTTTCCGGAAGAAAAATATTTAAGCTCAGCTGAAAATATAAACAAAATATTGCATAATGCCGGAGTTAATAAAAATAAAAGAGCTAGGTTTATTGCCGGTTTAATTTTATCTTTATCCTTAAATGAAGAAATTAATTTAAGGACAGATAATACAACAACACTTGTAAAAAATATAAATAATTTAATAGAACAAAAGTTAAACGAAGTTAATAAACAACATTTTTTTGATTTCATTAAGTTAGAGGTGCCACCTAGTAAAGAAAATCATATTAAGTATAGAAGAGCTATCATTGAGGCGTTAAAAGAGCTGCAAACATTAGATATTAAAAATGCAATGGCATCCGGCAATGATATTTTAGGCAAATTTTATGAAAAGTTTTTAAAATATGGAAACGGTGCTAAAGAAATAGGAATTGTATTAACTCCTAGACATATTGCTCAATTTGCCACGGAAGTTTTAGATATTAAATATAGTGATTATATTTTTGACCCTGCTTGTGGAACCGGTGGTTTTCTGGTAGCTGCTTTTGATTATGTTAAAAGTAATTCTAATGTAAGTCAAATAGATACATTCAAGAATTATAATATATTTGGCATAGAACAGGATGATGAGGTTGTAGCTCTTGCACTTGTTAATATGATTTTTAGAGGTGACGGCAGAAACAATATCAGTGAAGGTAATTGTTTTCAAAAGAATATATTAAAAATAAATACAGGCCTATATACAAGTGGTAAATATGAAAAAAGGAATGGTAATCAAAATGACAATCCTTTAATTACAAAAGTCTTAATGAATCCTCCTTTCGCATTAAAAAAGGGAGATGAAAAAGAAAGTCATTTTATTGATTATGCTTTATCTCAAATGCAAGATGGAGGAATGTTATTTGTTATTATTCCAATTTCAGTGATGATTGAAGCTTCTCTTAAGAATTGGAGAAAAGAATTATTAAAAAATAATACTCTTTTATCAGTTGTAACTTTTCCTCAAGATTTATTTAATCCATCGGCAAGTGTAGGAACAATTGGTGTTTTTGTAAAAAAAGGTATTCCTCATAATTTTGATAGCCAAAAAGTATTTTTTGTTAGAATAACTTATGACGGTTACAAAATGAAAAAGGGGAAAAGAATTAAAAACTCTAAAGTTCCTGATATGACATTAGAGTTAAAAGATGAGTTAAAAGCATTTATGATTAATCAAAATCTTAATTTTAAAGATATTCCAGAAGTTAAAAAAATATGTTTATTAGATAAAAACGATAAAAATATAGAATTAGTACCAGAAAACTATATTGATGGTAAAATTCCAACTTTAGAAGAAATCCAAAATGGAATTGAAGATTTAATCAAAAGTTGTGCTTGCTATATTATTAAAAATAAATAG
- a CDS encoding restriction endonuclease subunit S, with the protein MLNIDNLFHIENAKSKGFEHYEEGNIPFITNGDYENSIVGFVTPLEKDKIFDRACICISSFCEATIQKPPFLPRGNGGSGLVVLVPKIPMKEEEIYFYASQINMIKWKFSFSRMLIGRRIQNLKFVKYEPLKFKIKDTLKNLVPEVKLKDKIQENKNIQLIKVHMLCYVEKKTSLPQNILNLQGNVPYVTTTSLNNGVSQFTDEEPNFKSKCLSIAMNGSVGEVFFQIDDFITSGDNAVLTLKDEYNPYLLLYIAVLLKNHQWRYNYSRKLSLNKLKNLELAIPIKNEKIDLNYIKSIVINSYGFDLLKQYLF; encoded by the coding sequence ATGCTCAACATAGACAATTTATTTCATATAGAGAATGCTAAATCCAAAGGATTTGAACATTACGAAGAAGGAAATATCCCATTTATTACAAATGGCGATTATGAGAATTCGATTGTTGGATTTGTTACACCATTAGAAAAAGATAAAATTTTTGATAGAGCATGTATTTGTATATCATCTTTTTGTGAAGCAACAATTCAAAAACCACCTTTTTTACCTAGAGGTAACGGTGGTAGTGGTTTAGTTGTTTTAGTACCAAAAATACCTATGAAAGAGGAAGAAATTTATTTTTATGCATCTCAAATCAATATGATTAAATGGAAATTTAGCTTTTCAAGAATGTTAATTGGTCGGAGGATTCAAAATTTAAAATTTGTAAAATATGAACCGCTTAAGTTTAAAATTAAAGATACATTAAAAAATTTAGTTCCCGAGGTAAAATTAAAAGATAAAATCCAAGAAAATAAAAATATTCAACTTATAAAGGTTCATATGTTATGTTATGTTGAGAAAAAAACATCATTACCTCAGAATATTTTAAATTTACAAGGTAATGTCCCGTATGTAACTACAACCTCATTAAATAATGGTGTGTCTCAATTTACAGATGAAGAGCCAAATTTTAAAAGTAAATGCCTGTCTATTGCAATGAATGGAAGCGTAGGAGAGGTATTTTTTCAAATTGATGATTTTATTACAAGCGGAGATAATGCTGTATTAACATTAAAAGATGAATATAATCCATATTTATTATTATATATAGCCGTATTACTTAAAAATCATCAATGGCGATATAATTACTCTAGGAAATTAAGTCTGAATAAATTAAAAAATCTTGAATTAGCTATTCCGATAAAAAATGAAAAAATAGATTTAAATTATATAAAAAGCATAGTGATTAATTCGTATGGCTTTGATTTATTAAAACAGTATTTATTTTAA
- a CDS encoding DUF6980 family protein produces the protein MKFCCQNFPSKKDGRFISLYDTRTEETIIEYYPPHREYMTVHGKDIGCYIQYCPWCGTKLPKELSDEWYDILEKEYNITDPIGEERSKVPAEFWTGEWWKKRGL, from the coding sequence ATGAAATTTTGTTGTCAAAATTTTCCTAGTAAAAAAGATGGTAGGTTTATATCCCTTTATGATACTAGGACCGAAGAAACAATTATTGAATATTACCCACCTCATCGGGAATATATGACCGTGCATGGAAAAGACATAGGTTGTTATATACAATATTGCCCATGGTGTGGTACTAAATTACCAAAAGAACTTTCAGATGAATGGTATGATATTTTAGAGAAAGAATATAATATTACTGATCCAATTGGAGAAGAGAGAAGTAAAGTACCAGCTGAATTTTGGACAGGCGAATGGTGGAAGAAGCGTGGGTTGTAA
- a CDS encoding HU family DNA-binding protein: MATKSSSKSHSKAHLIDKIHNELNYLSKEDIVDSVKLVLDYLQRSLKEEKRIEIRGFGSFSIRQRKFPQSDKFYKTIYYRMPKNLFKND, from the coding sequence ATGGCTACTAAATCTTCCTCTAAATCTCATTCTAAGGCACATCTTATTGATAAAATACATAATGAATTAAATTATCTTTCTAAAGAAGATATTGTAGATTCGGTAAAGCTAGTTTTAGATTATTTACAGCGATCGCTTAAAGAGGAAAAGCGAATTGAAATAAGAGGTTTCGGCAGTTTTTCTATCCGGCAACGTAAATTCCCACAAAGTGATAAGTTTTATAAAACTATTTATTATAGAATGCCTAAAAATTTATTTAAGAATGATTAG
- the sppA gene encoding signal peptide peptidase SppA, with protein MNISPDYLIERRQKKSQLLIWKLIAILLIIVLVAILGKNFISKDNLSINQEYIASILIDGIILEDAKRDKKLKKIINDTQIKALIVNVNSPGGTVVGSEKIYNILRKISEKKPVVIVMGTMAASGGYLISLGGDYIVSHNGTITGSIGVILQTAEVTDLAEKLGIKFISFKSGELKAVPNPTEKVTEAVRIAIMENIYDTYDYFIELVVLRRKIPLVEVKKIADGRIYSGRQALKLNLVDSVGSEDTALKWLYDVRKISPELEIKEFKLKPKPKLFEMIFEDFDNIVPSFFKNNFHGAKAIFNAGNFQ; from the coding sequence ATGAATATAAGCCCTGATTACTTAATTGAAAGAAGACAGAAGAAATCACAATTGTTAATTTGGAAATTAATTGCGATTTTATTGATCATAGTTTTAGTTGCTATTCTCGGTAAAAATTTTATATCGAAAGATAACTTGTCTATTAATCAGGAATATATAGCTTCAATACTAATAGACGGTATAATTCTTGAAGATGCAAAGCGTGATAAAAAACTCAAAAAAATAATTAATGATACGCAAATTAAAGCGTTGATAGTTAACGTTAATTCACCGGGTGGAACGGTAGTAGGGTCAGAGAAAATTTATAATATCTTACGTAAAATATCCGAGAAAAAACCGGTGGTGATAGTCATGGGAACGATGGCGGCAAGCGGCGGCTATTTAATATCTCTCGGCGGTGATTATATAGTGAGTCATAACGGCACGATTACCGGCTCAATCGGTGTGATACTACAAACTGCCGAAGTTACGGATTTGGCTGAAAAATTAGGAATTAAGTTTATTAGCTTTAAATCGGGTGAACTAAAAGCCGTTCCGAATCCCACCGAAAAAGTTACGGAAGCCGTGCGTATTGCTATAATGGAAAATATTTATGATACCTATGATTATTTCATTGAGCTTGTCGTATTACGTCGAAAAATTCCGCTTGTAGAGGTGAAAAAAATAGCAGACGGTAGAATATATTCAGGGCGCCAAGCTTTAAAGCTCAATTTAGTGGATAGTGTCGGCTCCGAAGATACGGCATTAAAATGGTTATATGATGTTAGAAAGATTAGTCCGGAGTTAGAGATAAAAGAGTTTAAACTAAAACCGAAACCTAAATTATTTGAAATGATTTTTGAGGATTTTGATAATATTGTCCCAAGTTTCTTTAAAAATAATTTTCACGGAGCAAAAGCAATTTTTAATGCAGGCAATTTTCAATAA
- a CDS encoding palindromic element RPE4 domain-containing protein: MVIISTVSYRGLTTVSRKTLIKRLDAVVKPRHDTETLYKNSSQTTTLLKKH, translated from the coding sequence ATGGTTATTATAAGTACGGTGTCATACCGTGGCTTGACCACGGTATCCAGAAAAACCTTAATAAAAAGACTGGATGCCGTGGTCAAGCCACGGCATGACACCGAAACACTTTACAAAAATTCGAGCCAGACAACAACGCTCTTAAAAAAACATTAG
- a CDS encoding helix-turn-helix domain-containing protein has product MNKSRKHVEKIVSERLKQRRIALGVSQKDLGKAIDISTQQIQKYEEGLSKIPVSRLYVFAKILNIPLKYFIDSSEKTEKEIEYLFKESKNKANEVAEEDEKYKGRNDS; this is encoded by the coding sequence ATGAACAAATCAAGAAAACATGTTGAGAAGATTGTTAGCGAGCGCCTAAAACAACGACGCATTGCTTTGGGAGTAAGCCAAAAAGATTTAGGTAAAGCTATTGATATAAGTACTCAGCAAATACAAAAATACGAAGAAGGATTAAGTAAAATACCGGTAAGTAGGCTATATGTTTTTGCAAAAATTTTAAATATTCCGTTAAAATATTTTATAGATAGTTCAGAAAAAACTGAAAAAGAAATAGAATATTTATTTAAAGAATCAAAAAACAAAGCAAATGAGGTTGCTGAAGAGGATGAAAAATATAAAGGACGTAATGACTCTTAA
- the lnt gene encoding apolipoprotein N-acyltransferase — protein MLNSRITSLLLGMLSGLVFAPTFFLPLLFTLSYLCYQVKSCKNWQQAAIVSFIFGFGHFLVGMYWISLGISVYIEEFWWAIPFALIGLPLILACFISASCICSFFVRDNEYYQFIFCLYWILFEWVRSWIFTGLPWNLIGYAFSFSDILIQAVSIIGIYGLSFIVIYISTSFYPLFTKQYKQLKILLINSIIIIAIITIYGKVRLDNNPTHFSDIKVRLIQPSIAQTAKWDAGEFWQNLMLHIKLSEDSSADLIIWSEAALVVPFNQPEVKSELLKMLRPSKAILITGGVDSNEEPGDDFELYTSMYAVAKNGSKLFEYHKSHLVPFGEYMPLKNILPFKKLTHGFVDYTEGKRELVYLEKLNLKIKPLICYESIFPDFVRTSNKIADLIINITNDAWYGESSGPYQHFQISRSRAVENGLPMIRVANNGISSIIDPLGRIIKKLDLNKIGYIDGLIPQKINYPTIYSRFGNKCILIVIIAMLSTHYLINRIIRRQK, from the coding sequence ATGCTCAACTCTAGAATAACCTCTTTATTACTCGGCATGCTTAGCGGGCTTGTTTTTGCACCGACATTTTTTTTGCCGCTACTCTTTACTTTATCGTATCTATGCTATCAGGTTAAGAGCTGCAAAAATTGGCAGCAAGCGGCAATAGTTAGTTTTATATTCGGTTTCGGGCATTTTTTGGTCGGTATGTATTGGATTAGCCTTGGGATTAGTGTTTATATTGAAGAATTTTGGTGGGCTATTCCGTTTGCGTTAATAGGGTTACCGCTTATCTTAGCTTGTTTTATTTCGGCTAGCTGTATATGTAGTTTTTTTGTGAGAGATAATGAATATTATCAATTTATATTTTGTTTATATTGGATATTATTCGAGTGGGTTAGGTCATGGATATTTACCGGTCTTCCTTGGAATCTTATAGGCTATGCTTTTTCATTTTCGGATATATTAATTCAAGCCGTTAGTATAATAGGGATATACGGGCTTAGCTTTATCGTGATTTATATTTCCACTAGTTTTTATCCGTTATTCACTAAGCAGTACAAGCAATTAAAAATATTACTAATTAATTCGATTATTATAATAGCAATCATCACTATTTACGGCAAAGTTAGATTAGATAATAATCCTACTCATTTTTCCGATATCAAAGTACGCTTAATACAACCGAGTATTGCGCAAACCGCTAAATGGGATGCAGGCGAGTTTTGGCAGAATTTAATGCTACATATTAAATTATCCGAAGATTCTTCCGCCGACTTAATTATTTGGTCGGAAGCAGCATTAGTAGTTCCCTTTAATCAACCGGAAGTAAAGTCTGAATTATTGAAAATGTTAAGACCGTCTAAAGCAATTTTAATTACCGGCGGAGTAGATAGTAACGAGGAGCCGGGCGATGATTTTGAGCTTTATACTAGTATGTATGCAGTCGCAAAAAACGGTAGTAAATTATTTGAATATCATAAATCTCACTTAGTCCCGTTCGGGGAATATATGCCTTTAAAAAATATATTGCCCTTTAAAAAACTAACACACGGATTTGTTGATTATACCGAAGGAAAAAGAGAGCTTGTTTACCTTGAAAAGCTTAATCTTAAAATCAAACCGCTTATTTGTTATGAATCGATTTTTCCGGATTTTGTTCGTACTTCAAATAAAATTGCCGATTTGATAATTAATATTACTAACGATGCTTGGTACGGTGAATCGAGCGGCCCTTATCAGCATTTTCAAATTAGTCGCAGCAGAGCCGTGGAAAACGGTTTGCCTATGATTAGGGTAGCAAATAACGGTATTTCCTCTATAATTGACCCTTTAGGGCGCATAATAAAGAAATTAGACTTAAATAAAATCGGTTATATAGACGGATTAATTCCTCAGAAAATCAATTATCCTACTATATATTCACGATTTGGCAATAAATGCATTTTAATAGTTATTATTGCTATGTTATCAACTCATTATCTAATAAACAGAATAATACGTAGACAAAAATAA
- the fabI gene encoding enoyl-ACP reductase FabI: MSTNLARLLEGKKGLITGIANNMSLSWAIAQLAKKHGARLGFTYQSEILEKRIMPLAEEVDCDFVTMCNVTDENSINKLFEIIKEKWGTFDFLVHSMAFADRNELKGRYIDTSLANFLNSMNISCYSLTTFAKHAEPLMTDKGSIITLTYYGAAKVIPNYNVMGVAKAALEASVKYLASDMGRNNIRVNAISAGPIKTLAASGISDFNSMLTSHEANSPLRRNTSGQDVAGAAVYLLSELSSGVTGEIHYVDCGYNIMGSNKIKD, translated from the coding sequence ATGTCAACTAACTTAGCGAGATTATTAGAAGGAAAAAAAGGGTTAATTACCGGCATTGCAAATAACATGTCCCTATCTTGGGCAATTGCTCAATTAGCCAAAAAACATGGGGCAAGGCTTGGTTTTACTTATCAATCGGAAATCCTTGAAAAACGCATAATGCCTTTAGCTGAAGAAGTAGATTGCGATTTTGTAACAATGTGTAATGTTACGGATGAAAATTCAATTAATAAGTTATTTGAAATTATTAAAGAAAAATGGGGAACATTTGACTTTCTCGTTCATTCTATGGCCTTTGCCGATAGAAATGAGTTAAAAGGGCGTTATATCGACACGAGCTTAGCCAATTTCCTAAATTCAATGAATATATCCTGTTACTCCCTTACAACATTTGCAAAACATGCAGAGCCTTTAATGACTGACAAGGGAAGTATTATAACGTTAACTTATTACGGTGCTGCAAAAGTAATCCCTAATTATAATGTTATGGGAGTCGCTAAAGCTGCATTAGAAGCAAGCGTTAAATATCTGGCAAGCGACATGGGTAGGAATAACATCAGAGTAAACGCTATTTCGGCAGGACCGATTAAAACCCTTGCAGCTAGCGGTATTAGCGACTTTAATTCTATGCTTACCTCTCATGAAGCAAATTCACCGTTACGCCGGAACACTTCAGGGCAGGATGTAGCAGGAGCGGCGGTATATTTATTAAGCGAGCTATCTTCAGGCGTTACCGGTGAAATACATTATGTCGATTGCGGTTATAATATAATGGGCAGTAATAAGATTAAGGATTAG
- a CDS encoding ATP-binding cassette domain-containing protein yields MIIINNLAMSYGAKILFTDVNLHIKKGNRYGLVGANGAGKTTFFKVLLKEEEPAFGEISISRNSKVGCLKQDQFRYENTLIIDTVIAGKEELWNALQEKNKLLEKVECDEKTGFRLGELEQIIYDNDGYTAEIFAAELLVGLGIKEEYHYQPLSVLSGGYKLRVLLAQGLFNNPDILLLDEPTNHLDIISIYWLENYLKTLFRGTLVFISHDRMYGPPQ; encoded by the coding sequence ATGATTATTATAAATAACCTAGCTATGAGCTATGGTGCGAAAATATTATTTACCGACGTAAATCTTCACATAAAAAAAGGCAATAGATACGGGCTTGTCGGAGCTAACGGTGCAGGAAAAACTACCTTTTTTAAGGTTTTACTAAAAGAAGAAGAACCGGCTTTCGGTGAAATTAGTATTTCTAGAAACTCCAAAGTCGGCTGTTTAAAACAAGATCAATTTCGCTATGAAAATACGTTAATTATAGATACCGTAATTGCCGGCAAAGAAGAATTATGGAATGCCTTACAAGAAAAAAATAAATTACTTGAAAAAGTGGAATGTGATGAAAAAACAGGCTTTAGACTCGGTGAACTTGAGCAAATAATATATGATAATGACGGCTATACGGCAGAAATTTTTGCTGCAGAATTATTAGTTGGTCTCGGCATAAAAGAAGAATATCACTATCAACCGCTTTCGGTATTATCGGGCGGCTACAAGCTTCGAGTATTACTTGCTCAAGGGCTATTTAATAATCCTGATATATTATTACTTGATGAACCGACCAATCACCTTGATATAATTTCTATTTACTGGTTAGAGAATTACTTAAAAACTTTATTTAGAGGTACTTTAGTTTTTATCTCTCATGACCGCATGTATGGACCTCCCCAATAA
- a CDS encoding IS110 family transposase, translated as MEVNTIGIDIAKRIFQIHGVDKNGKTILKKKLIRDQVLSFIANLPKCLVGMEACGGANYWGREITKLGHEVKLIAPQFVKPYVKTNKNDQADAEAICEAVARPNMRFVPIKSVEQQDILSIHRIRARLVRNRTALANEIRGLLYEFGLIIPQGINKVISKLTEILDSETLSRLSYQTFSELKEEFVDNDKKIIELEKRLKILAGELEEYKRLTAIPGIGLITATALIASIGNAKNFSNGRQLSTWLGLVPKQYSSGGKERLLSISKRGDTYLRTLLIQGARAVLNAKLRFTTEAQKNKKDFSKFTKWMFNLLERCGHNKTTVAIANKLARVVFAVLRTGNDYNETKVCN; from the coding sequence ATGGAAGTTAACACAATTGGCATAGATATTGCAAAAAGAATTTTTCAAATACATGGAGTAGATAAAAACGGCAAGACAATATTAAAGAAAAAATTGATTAGGGATCAAGTATTAAGCTTTATAGCTAATTTACCAAAATGTTTAGTAGGAATGGAGGCATGCGGCGGAGCTAATTATTGGGGAAGAGAAATAACAAAATTAGGACATGAGGTTAAATTGATAGCACCACAATTTGTAAAACCATATGTTAAAACTAATAAGAACGACCAAGCTGATGCAGAAGCAATATGCGAAGCAGTAGCGAGACCAAATATGAGATTTGTACCAATCAAAAGTGTAGAGCAGCAGGATATTTTATCAATTCATAGAATAAGAGCAAGGCTAGTAAGAAATCGTACTGCACTAGCTAATGAGATTAGAGGATTATTGTATGAATTTGGCTTAATTATTCCACAAGGGATAAATAAAGTTATCAGTAAATTAACAGAGATTTTAGATAGTGAAACTTTAAGCCGTCTTAGTTATCAAACGTTTAGCGAGTTGAAAGAAGAATTTGTAGATAATGATAAAAAAATAATAGAGTTAGAAAAAAGATTAAAAATACTAGCAGGTGAGTTAGAAGAATATAAACGATTAACAGCTATACCCGGTATAGGTTTAATTACTGCTACAGCATTAATAGCTTCGATAGGTAATGCAAAAAATTTTAGTAATGGTAGACAATTATCAACTTGGCTTGGTTTAGTACCAAAACAATATTCGAGTGGAGGTAAAGAAAGGTTACTTAGTATAAGCAAGAGAGGTGATACTTATTTACGTACTTTATTAATTCAAGGAGCAAGAGCGGTATTAAATGCTAAGCTAAGGTTTACAACTGAAGCACAAAAAAATAAAAAAGATTTTAGTAAATTTACTAAATGGATGTTTAATTTATTAGAACGATGTGGGCATAATAAAACTACTGTTGCAATAGCGAATAAATTAGCACGAGTAGTATTTGCAGTATTACGCACCGGCAATGATTATAATGAAACTAAAGTTTGTAACTGA